A part of Streptococcus porcinus genomic DNA contains:
- a CDS encoding DNA/RNA non-specific endonuclease, with the protein MKLSKQKTSLLTVVLLLLSLSITTTSVDADRILTYPNVAHANSHSPSSISNKILPFTGQYQLQLNELDNLHRATSSHIQLQDRHETKDKRTKINYDPVGWHNYQFPYGDGTKKAWVMNRGHLVGYQFCGLNDEPRNLVTMTAWLNTGAYTGTNDSNPDGMLYYENRLDSWLALHPDFWLDYKVTPIYQGNELLPRQIELQYVGIDASGKLLPIRLNSDKERIDENGVITVVLENSAPNVNLDYLTGTATPKN; encoded by the coding sequence ATGAAATTATCTAAACAAAAGACAAGTTTGCTTACTGTTGTTTTATTATTACTTTCCCTTTCTATAACGACGACAAGCGTTGACGCCGATAGAATACTGACCTATCCAAACGTAGCACACGCAAACTCGCATTCTCCGAGCTCTATATCGAATAAAATACTTCCATTTACGGGGCAGTATCAACTACAACTTAATGAATTAGATAATCTACACCGCGCTACTTCTTCGCACATACAACTTCAAGACAGACATGAAACAAAAGATAAACGTACTAAAATAAATTATGACCCTGTAGGGTGGCATAACTATCAATTTCCATATGGAGATGGAACAAAAAAAGCATGGGTAATGAACCGTGGTCATTTAGTTGGCTATCAATTCTGCGGCTTAAATGATGAGCCTAGAAACCTAGTGACTATGACTGCTTGGCTAAATACCGGAGCTTATACTGGAACAAACGACAGTAATCCTGACGGTATGCTATACTATGAAAATCGTTTAGACTCTTGGCTTGCATTACATCCTGATTTTTGGTTAGACTATAAAGTAACCCCAATCTATCAAGGTAATGAACTCCTTCCTCGTCAAATCGAATTGCAATATGTTGGTATTGATGCATCTGGTAAGTTACTACCTATAAGATTAAACAGCGATAAAGAACGTATCGATGAAAATGGTGTTATAACAGTAGTCTTAGAAAATTCTGCTCCTAACGTTAATCTCGATTACTTGACTGGTACTGCAACTCCTAAAAACTAA